The Elaeis guineensis isolate ETL-2024a chromosome 13, EG11, whole genome shotgun sequence genome includes a region encoding these proteins:
- the LOC105056354 gene encoding protein HYPER-SENSITIVITY-RELATED 4-like, translated as MATTCTVLSTAILDATSAVVQVIPEHIRHYLLSTLTSPLDRLFSQHTIVIDELDGITVNMMYRSAKIYLGTKLSPATRRYRVTKRDDSAALDVTMERGGDVVDVFEEVHFRWRLLSRDANCPRFHTHRRGHYFYDSHPSEVRYFELTFHRKHKNLALHSYLPHVLDQSKTIKEQSKTLKLYTNHGNMWSPVNLHHPATFDTLAMDDQLKKKVMDDLARFVKRKEFYKRTGKAWKRGYLLHGPPGTGKTSLIAAMANHLKFDVYDLEMTEVRNNSTLRSLLVGTANRSILVVEDIDWLIDLWNRDGEKKAVKETKNSNDEIEKVTFSGLLNLVDGLWSSFGEERIVVFTTNDKDRLEPALLRPGRLDVHIPMGYCTPSAFRVLASNHHRLHNHPLFEEIEALIEEVDVTPAEVAGELMNSDEAEVALRGLIKLIKTKKKQVGAPRIKKRKR; from the exons ATGGCCACCACCTGTACAGTGCTTTCCACAGCCATCCTGGACGCCACCTCCGCTGTCGTCCAGGTCATCCCCGAGCACATCCGACACTACCTTTTGTCGACCCTGACCTCCCCCCTCGACCGTCTGTTCTCCCAGCACACCATAGTCATCGACGAGCTCGATGGCATCACCGTCAACATGATGTACAGGTCCGCCAAGATCTACCTCGGCACCAAACTTTCCCCCGCCACCCGCCGTTACCGCGTCACGAAGCGCGACGACTCCGCCGCCCTAGACGTCACCATGGAGAGAGGCGGGGACGTCGTCGATGTCTTCGAAGAGGTGCACTTCCGGTGGCGACTCCTATCTCGGGATGCCAACTGCCCACGCTTCCACACCCACCGCCGCGGCCACTACTTCTATGACTCCCACCCGTCGGAAGTCCGCTACTTCGAGCTAACCTTCCACAGGAAGCACAAGAACCTAGCCTTGCACTCCTACTTGCCTCACGTCCTGGACCAATCCAAAACAATCAAAGAGCAGTCCAAAACGCTGAAGCTTTACACCAACCACGGGAACATGTGGTCGCCTGTAAATCTCCACCATCCCGCGACGTTCGACACCCTGGCGATGGATGaccagctgaagaagaaggtgatGGATGACTTGGCCCGGTTCGTGAAGAGGAAGGAGTTCTATAAGAGGACAGGGAAGGCCTGGAAGCGGGGTTACTTGTTGCACGGGCCGCCGGGGACCGGGAAGACCAGTTTGATCGCAGCGATGGCGAATCATCTGAAGTTCGACGTGTACGATTTAGAGATGACGGAGGTGAGAAACAATTCGACGTTGAGATCTCTGCTCGTCGGGACGGCCAACCGATCCATACTGGTGGTGGAGGATATCGACTGGTTGATCGACTTGTGGAACAGGGATGGAGAGAAGAAGGCAGTCAAGGAAACCAAGAATTCCAATGACGAAATAgaaaag GTGACATTTTCTGGTCTGTTAAACTTAGTTGATGGGCTGTGGTCAAGCTTTGGGGAAGAGAGGATCGTTGTGTTCACTACCAATGACAAGGATCGGCTGGAGCCGGCACTGCTGCGGCCGGGCCGGCTGGATGTGCACATTCCGATGGGTTACTGCACTCCCTCCGCGTTCAGGGTGCTGGCTTCCAACCACCATCGTCTCCATAACCACCCTCTCTTCGAGGAGATCGAAGCATTGATCGAAGAGGTGGACGTCACACCAGCGGAAGTTGCGGGAGAGCTGATGAACAGTGACGAGGCTGAAGTCGCTCTCCGAGGGCTCATCAAGCTTATCAAAACAAAGAAGAAACAAGTCGGTGCTCCACGcattaaaaaaaggaaaaggtag